CGGGTCGAGGGAGAGGGAGGCGAAGGACTGGCAGGCGAAGCCCGTCGGTCCGTCGGCGTCGAGGGCCGTCACGATCGTGACCCCGCTCGCGAAGTGGCCGAGGACGCGGCGGAATTCGGCCGGGTCGACGGGCGGGCGCTCGTCCTCCCGTACCGCGCGCAGGGCCGGCCGGGGCAGTGGTTCCACGGCCGTCGGCGAACCGGCCGCTCTCAGGTGTCGGACGGCGGTGGCCGCCATCCCCGCGTGTCCCATCACACCGTCCATTGAAACTGACGGTTCGTCAGATGGGAAGCCCTCGGGGACGACGGCCACCGGCTCGGGTCAGCCCGCGACGGCTCCCGTCGACCGGGTCCAGGCCACACCCGCCGTGTGCCCGGTCCGGTAGGCCGTCACCCGGACGGTGATCTTCAGCCCGCGCTGGGCCGACGTCGGCGTGAACGTCGTCCGCGTCGCCCCGCTGATCGCCCGCCCGTTCGCGTACCACTGGTACGCGTACGAGGTCGGCGCCGGCGTCCACACGCCCCCGTTCAGGGTGAGCGTCCGCCCCACCCGGACCGTGCCCGTGACGTACGGCGCGGTCGTGGCCTTCGGCGCGAGGCCGACGGCGACGGTGACGCCCGCCGTCGTGTACGACCCGTTCAGGTGCCCGGTCCGCAGTGCCGTGACCGTCACGGTCAGCTTCTTGCCGAGCGCGGAGGCGACGGGCACGTACGAGGCGCCCGTCGCGCCCGCGATCGCCACGCCGTCGGCCCGCCACTGGTACGCGTACGAGGTCGGCGCCGGCGTCCAGGTGCCGACGACCGCCGTCACCTTCGACCCGACCCGCACGGTCCCGGAGATGCGCGGCACCGTGGTCGGCTTGGGCGCGACGCCCTTCACGACCACGGCGGCACTGGCCACGGTGAGCGTCGGATGCCCGGCCTTCCGTGCGGTCACGGCCACCGACAGCTGCTTGCCCTGGAGGGTGGAGGGAATCGTGTACGTGGAGGCCGTGGCCCCGGCGATGGCGACGCCGTCGGCCCGCCACTGATACGCGTACCCGTCGGGCACCGGCGCCCACGTCCCGACCTTCGCCGTCACCTTTCCGCCGACGACGGCGGTGCCGGTGACGGTGGGGGCGACGGTGGCGTGGAGGGGCGCGATGACCGTGACGGTGCCGCGGGAGTACCGCACGCCGTCGTGCGTGAGCACGCTCAGGCTCAGCGCGGTGCGCGGGGCGCTCGTCAGGTCCAGGGAGACGTCCATGCTCCGCCGGTCGGGCGCGACGGAGACCGTCGTCGACCGGGCGCGGTAGGTGCCGCCGGAGACCTCGACCACGTCCTTCTCGTGCAGCGCGGCCCCGGTCACCTTCATCGTGATCTTCCCGGCGCCGACGGTGCCGGGGGTGACGGCGGTGACCGTGCGGGTCACGGTGCCGCAGCCGTACGGGCAGTACGCCGTGGCCCGTACGTCGGTCGGGGTCTGCGCGGGAATCGACGGCAGCCCGATCACGAGGGTGGTCGGCCGGGCCACGCCGCCGTAGCTGTCCTCGGACGGCACGCTGCAGCTGTAGTACGCGTTGCCGGACCGGTCGCAGACGCTCTGGCCGGCCGTCCCGTCGTACAGCCACGGCGTCGGCGACTTCGAGAGTTCGAGCGCGGGCGCGAACGACAGCTTGAGCCAGTCGTTCGACGCCGTCGGGAGCACCGCGCAGAGGGCCGGCCTCTGCTCGTTCAGCGTGCCGGTGAGCGGCCCGAAGCCGTACGTGACGTCCGGCACCCTGACGCACTCGGGCGGGGGCCCGGTGGCCGTGCCGATGCGGAGGGCGTCGAAGCGGTACGCGGGGGCGGTGGTGTCGCCGTCGGCGACCTGGACGATCGCCTGGTAGCCGGTGGACCCGGTGACGGCGCAGCCCGAACCGAAGTCCTCGCACGCGGCCTCGCCGTTCGCGTCGTACACCCCGAACCCTGTCGCGAGCCCCGCCGCCGTGTACCGGGCGTTCAGGTGCAGGGTGTCCCGCGCATCGGCCGTGGTCACCCGGTGGCACAGGAGCGTGCCGGGCTCGGCCGGGACACCGGCGGCCGACGGGGCGCCGGCCTTGGTGGCCGGGGTGTCGACGCAGCCGCGCGCGGTGGTGGTGACGTCCCTGCGGACGAGGGTGTGCTCGGCGGGTGTGGCGTCGCCGTGGAGCAGGACCGTGTACGAGAGCCCGGGCTTCAGGGCGCAGTCCAGCGGGAACCTGACCTCCTGGTCCTTCGGCAGACAGGCCTGCCGGCCCTTCTCGTCGAGCACGCTGATGTCGAGGCTGCGGCCGCCCGACGCGTCGGAGAGCGAGATCAGCTCGCGCGTGGAGTGGTCGGCCGCCGGGATCGTCAGGCAGTCGGAGAAGACCTCGCCGCCGGTGGTGACGTCCGCCCGGGGCGAGTTCAGGCCGAAGTCACCTGCGGGGAGGGTCCGGCAGTCGCTCGGGGTGTCCGTGCGGCGGACGACGAGTCCGTATGCGCCGGTGTCCGGGCCCGAGTACTTCTTCTTCACGATGGCGCGGTAGGGCGCCGTGCCGCCGAGGGCGCAGGTGCCCGCGGACAGTGCCTCCTCGGCCCAGCAGCGCGGGGCGCCGGTCGCGTCCAGAACCTCGATGTCCGTCGCCACGCCGCCGGCGGAGGGAGTCGAGAGGATCGCCACGTGGGCGCCCTGCGGGACGGGCAGGTTCACACAGTCGGCCTCGGTGGGTGCGGTCAGAGCGCCCTGGTAGAGCTGCCCGAGCGACACGTTCTCGCAGCCCGCAGCGGCGGAGGTCCGGTCGAGGATCCGCACGGTGCCGCCGGTGACGAGGGTGTACGTGACGCCTGCGGTGAGCTTGCAGCCGACCGTGTACTCGCAGATCTGTCCGGTCGGCGCATACACCTCGAGGCTGCTGGAAACGCCGTCTGCCGTGAAGGCCTCCACCGCGTAGGTGCCGGTCGTGGTGGGCGTGAACGTCTTGCACTCGGTCGGGGGCGAGACCTCGACAGGCACGGAACCGTAGGGCGTCACGCCGATGACCGCGCAGCCCACCGGGTGGGAGAGCTGCCGGACCGTCAGGGTGTACGGGACGGGGTAGACGCCGGCGTTGGGGTCGAGGTGTGCGAGGACGCGGTAGCCGCCGACCCCGGCGGGCAGGACGCAGTCGTGGCCGACGCCGCAGAGCACCTTGCCCGTGTCGTCGGTGATCCACGCGCTGACGTTGGCGGACGCGCGCGGCCCGAGGGCCGTCTTGATCAGCTCGCCCTGAGTGGCGGTGAAGGGGTGGCAGACCATGCCGAGGTCACCGGAGGAGGTGCCGGTCACCGGGGCCGTACCGAAAGCGGTGTCGGCGGGGGCGGAGCAGCCGGGGCCTGCCATCAGCGGGACGACCGCGACCTGAGCGCTTGTCGCGCCACCACGGGTGAGGTCGAGGGTGTACGTGCCGGCGGCGAGCTCGCAGGGGCTGCTGGTCAGTTCGGGGCAGGCGACCCGTGTCCCGCCGGAGAAGAACGTGATGGACCCGATCCCGCCTTCCACGAGCACCTGGTGCAGGCCCGGCCTTTCCACGGTGACCGTGAAGCAGGCGTGGCCGTCCGGGCCCACCACGAACGGGCGGGACGCGTCGCCGGGGCCGTTCAGCTGGGCGAGAGGCAGGGCTGGGCAGGGATCGGCCGTCGGGGTCGGCGCGGGCGTCGGGTCCGTCGTGGGTTCCGGCGCCGGGGCCGTCGTGGGCTCGGACGCCACCGAGGGCGCCGTCGAGGACGACGCCGTGGCCGCCAGGGCCGTGCCCGTCGGGAGCAGAGGGCCCAGGAGGGCCGTCAGCAGGGCGGGGACCAGCAGGAGCGATCTTCCGGATCTTCCGGATCTCCTGGGTCTTCCAGATCTTTCGCGCGAGCGCGCGGGGTTGGGCATTCCGTTCCCCCCGGAGCGGTGTTTGGCATATGCGCGTCACACCCTAGGGGCCCGGTACGACAGCCTCCGCTACCGCCCCTCGTACCGCGCCTCCCGCCGCTCCACGAAGCTCGCCACCCCCTCCTGCGCGTCCCTCGTCGTCATGTTGATCTCCTGCGCCGTCGCCTCCGCCGCGAAGGCGACGGAACGGTCCACGTCCAGGGACGCGTTGACCAGCTGCTTCGTGAGGGTCAGGGCCCGCGTCGGGCCCTGGGCGAGGCGTTCGGCCCACTCCCGGGCCGTCTTCTCCAGGGCGTCGGATGGGACCACCCGGTTCACCAGGCCCATCCCGAGCGCCTCCGCCGCCGGCACCGCGTCGCCGAAGAACATCAACTCCTTCGCCCGCTGCGGCCCGATCAGCCGGGGCAGGAGGTACGCCCCGCCGCCGTCGGGCACGAGCCCCCGCCGTACGAACACCTCGATGAAGCGCGCCGAGTCCGCCGCGAGCACCAGGTCACAGGCGAACGCGAGGTGCGCCCCGATCCCGGCCGCCGTCCCGTTCACCGCCGCGATCACCGGCTTCTCGCAGTCCAGTACGGCGGAGACGAAGCGCTGCGCGCCGAGCCGGATCATTCGCGCCACGTCCCCCGCGACACGATCGCCCGACGACGGCGCGCCCCGCAGGTCCGCGCCCGCGCAGAAGCCGCGCCCGGTGGCCGTCACCACCACGCAGCGCACGTCCGGGTCGGCGGACGCCTCCGCGAGCAGGGCGATGATCCGCTCCCGCTGGTCCCAGGTGACCGCGTTCATCGCCTCGGGCCGGTTGAGGGTGATCCACGAGACGCCGTTCTCGACGGAGTGGAGGACGTCGGACACGAGTGACTCCTATCGGCAGACCGCCAGCGCGTCCAGGGCCACCGCCCCCTGCCCGCGCGGCAGCACCATCAGCGGGTTGATGTCCAGTTCGGCGAGGTCGCCGTCGAGTTCGAGGGCCATCCGCTGCACCCGGAGCACGACCTCGACGAGCGCGTCGACGTCGGCCGGCGGGGCGCCCCGTACGCCGTCGAGCAGGGCCCGGCCGCGCAGTTCGTCGAGCATCGAGCGGGCCTCGCGTTCGCCGAAGGGCGGGACGCGGACGGCGGTGTCGTTCAGGACCTCCACCAGCACCCCTCCCAGGCCCACCGTGACCGTCGGGCCGAAGAGTTCGTCCTGGGTCACGCCCACCACCATCTCGACCCCGCGCCCGACCATCTGGCAGACGAGGATGCCGTCGAGGTCGATCTCCTCGAAGCGGGCGATGTCCGTGAGCTCGCGGTAGGCGTCCCTGACCTGGCTGGCCGAGGTCAGCCCGACCTTCACCAGGCCCAGTTCCGTCTTGTGGGCGAGCTGGGCCCCCGACGCCTTCATCACCACCGGGTAGCCCACGAGGCCCGCCGCCCGGACGGCCGCCGCCGCGCTCGTCACGAGCTGCTCGCGCGGCACCCGTATCCCGTACGCCCGGAGCAGCTGCTTCGCCGCGTGCTCGCTGAGCCGCCTGCCCGGCCGCAGGAGCGCCTGGGCCTTGCGGAGGGACGGGGAGGGGGTGCGGGGGGCCTCGTCGAAGGGGGAGCGGTAGGCGGCGGTGAAGCGGTGGTGGTCGAGGTAGGCCTTCACGGCCCCGATGCAGTTGGAGAACGTACGGAAGGTGGCGACGCGGGAGGAGCCGAGGAGGGTCGTGCGGTACGCCTCC
The DNA window shown above is from Streptomyces vietnamensis and carries:
- a CDS encoding enoyl-CoA hydratase/isomerase family protein gives rise to the protein MSDVLHSVENGVSWITLNRPEAMNAVTWDQRERIIALLAEASADPDVRCVVVTATGRGFCAGADLRGAPSSGDRVAGDVARMIRLGAQRFVSAVLDCEKPVIAAVNGTAAGIGAHLAFACDLVLAADSARFIEVFVRRGLVPDGGGAYLLPRLIGPQRAKELMFFGDAVPAAEALGMGLVNRVVPSDALEKTAREWAERLAQGPTRALTLTKQLVNASLDVDRSVAFAAEATAQEINMTTRDAQEGVASFVERREARYEGR